A window of the Garra rufa chromosome 10, GarRuf1.0, whole genome shotgun sequence genome harbors these coding sequences:
- the LOC141344350 gene encoding sterile alpha motif domain-containing protein 9, whose protein sequence is MSQKTKLPHLVEKWTKEQVRYWLTEVVKVDKKHAEKLYEEDVSGEALVYYQPSDLHYLGIKHGPAVMIINRLKELKQLCESDHASPEHSPTQQEEDGLDTTGEIQDLSKGQTQISKHAAKKSKTKSSKKKKSKKSQTLNIDKDSTDMTTSTQKDDCQTKEVLKPSPSQGKMLKETSSHSASKESELREVADLKTVVINADNITDKEKNKRKPTQHSCSLYPFDHTSASHRYIQNYILPPETGPGNLVDPVHEYKFMGRTDDIHTIKKKFNKEVFRFAAGCMNSRTNGTIHFGVADSKSSEYTHGEIIGVSVDSKDTIIDHFNQGTKSYFEEHTDTAKGCIRQPRFVEVLCSDGTLSGKYVIEVDVVPSHSIVQGKLFYIQTLDEDNQWKKSKGKSLFFRQGAATQDICKIGNPRDLQSEIARIGTKVNDLDNMRKEAENRPESKRTSNQGGKLKNLLTCGGSRLDYYDYYIIVTNKSHPEQLQHLQFMTTLRLFSVLDYDSNSAVSGSCHNYRKIRFANLHMPNQFHGDPGIVVKNLNLYKQTSWVFCNGREDLKSESERPLRPSEWLLHKAGEVQNMISFICNPETLQRGRILVIFLLLSTVEAMNDPIFDTFMSFYKNLGGPENIVSICTSDASFKKWKDFIQARCEHDISHRSIYDLELSEINGTILKLAQNKPHAERLLPSAEGSSVVLQQKDEDLMPSLEVLCENECENVFDEESQEFQEFQIKTEAEFYRGDKVKWWNFYFSEKDSAKRFIKRDKYDQLKRIIESKTKNPTSTCVMVNLFHHPGCGGTTLAMHVMWSLRKDFRCAILTDNAVSKLDVAQQVAYLVRCGKNETSRTTPVLLLVDDSEETENTEELQHCTRKTLEEISPNALVVVLNCLRSKTPKLRFRNSVIESQYITTILSKDEMDAFEMKLKELQETHAKPENFYSFMIMKLNFSPEYVKNVARNNLKDLDIERKQAQLLSILALLNSYVAESAISVSLCEDFLGIKRNLWGKQTVLDEMEPQSCLLIEFETEEGGVYKAIRFVHQHIATECVKELEDTHKIPRSDIVRNLLHCDLFFKSGIGKDNLLQSVKRMLITRQRKTEGDVKDALFSPSTEDINAQNDGQKKTRGDEKDTLFSPLIEDINTQNDGLKKVQDIFTEASRRFDKDFVIPQALARHFYLNEKNFAQAKDWANTATSIKENSYTLDTVGQVSRSELKHKIDCNKQENRQHTPDDLKEYLDLSKAAIKAFQRAQNLAKIDDIHDLEETLYRKPNTYNISGYMSEIDIAMTVFDIVKGLPLFEEGDSMKDYYIQQLFKDKISVTNIRILQNDANKKLVDILKEYEPFLTSLKPQVDKAFDFLEDFFTYTREKGIVDKEKQFKNRQKLSDHFRKYIEMFCSSSNDRLNETKRKPKLSMNMEIEECRMFLEQNRANNFPRILQFLEFRKNMIEEIVEKHSFIYKNCSTKSVKDKTNHLLAHIILKLNKSTSPLAKTQRELTDLLKELLQEAGTQHPHPEPYYLAVLMLWPEKHHTDSRITTYVETLKKTSRKQFSHIFRVRNPIAYFYLGKSDGLERLVSKANLDSDFSSVRDRNVLWQNADIFKEQAIKDKLLRVNGMMEYGELYAEYGKLRIPVRRTYLGGLRSGHSTERVTFYIGFAIDGPLAYDIQYTDMMVDTLTNPTHREDNYPNQSVKKKHCAR, encoded by the coding sequence ATGAGTCAAAAAACAAAACTTCCCCATCTGGTGGAGAAGTGGACAAAAGAACAAGTACGTTACTGGTTAACTGAAGTAGTGAAAGTTGATAAAAAACATGCAGAAAAGTTATATGAAGAAGATGTATCAGGGGAAGCACTAGTTTACTACCAGCCCAGTGATCTGCATTACCTTGGCATTAAGCATGGTCCAGCTGTTATGATTATCAATCGATTAAAGGAGTTAAAACAGCTTTGTGAATCAGACCATGCATCTCCCGAACATTCCCCAACCCAGCAAGAAGAGGACGGGTTAGACACAACTGGGGAAATCCAAGACCTTTCAAAAGGTCAaacacaaatatctaaacatgcaGCTAAAAAATCCAAAACAAAAtcaagcaagaaaaaaaaatctaagaaaagtcaaacattaaacattgataaaGATTCAACGGATATGACCACAAGTACTCAGAAAGATGATTGTCAGACAAAAGAAGTATTAAAACCATCCCCTTCCCAAGGCAAAATGCTTAAAGAAACTTCCAGTCATTCAGCCTCCAAAGAAAGTGAACTAAGAGAGGTAGCTGACCTTAAAACAGTGGTCATCAATGCAGACAACATAACTGATAaagaaaagaacaaaagaaagccTACACAACACTCATGTAGTCTCTATCCATTTGATCACACCTCTGCCTCCCATCGATACATTCAAAACTATATTTTACCACCAGAGACAGGACCAGGCAATCTGGTTGATCCAGTTCATGAGTATAAGTTCATGGGCAGAACAGATGATATTCATACAATAAAGAAAAAGTTCAATAAAGAGGTGTTTCGCTTTGCTGCTGGTTGTATGAACAGCCGCACGAATGGAACCATCCACTTTGGTGTAGCAGATTCCAAAAGTTCTGAATATACCCATGGGGAGATTATTGGGGTCAGTGTTGACAGCAAAGACACCATCATTGATCATTTTAATCAGGGTACTAAATCGTACTTTGAAGAACACACAGATACAGCAAAAGGATGCATCAGGCAACCACGCTTTGTAGAAGTGCTCTGCTCTGACGGCACCCTATCTGGCAAATACGTCATTGAGGTGGATGTTGTTCCATCCCACAGCATAGTTCAGGGTAAACTGTTTTATATCCAGACTCTGGATGAGGACAATCAATGGAAAAAGAGTAAAGGAAAATCACTATTTTTCAGACAGGGAGCTGCAACCCAGGATATCTGTAAAATTGGTAACCCAAGAGACTTGCAATCTGAAATAGCCCGAATAGGTACAAAAGTAAATGATCTGGACAACATGAGGAAAGAGGCAGAAAATAGGCCTGAAAGCAAAAGAACATCAAACCAGGGGGGAAAGCTGAAGAATCTGTTGACATGCGGAGGAAGCAGACTGGATTATTATGATTACTATATCATAGTAACAAACAAAAGCCACCCTGAACAACTCCAGCATCTTCAGTTCATGACAACTTTGAGACTGTTCAGTGTATTGGATTATGATTCTAACTCTGCAGTAAGTGGGTCCTGCCATAACTATAGAAAAATTCGATTTGCAAACCTTCACATGCCAAACCAATTCCATGGGGATCCAGGTATAGTTGTGAAAAATCTCAACTTGTACAAACAAACAAGCTGGGTATTTTGTAATGGCAGAGAGGACCTCAAATCAGAATCTGAGAGACCACTACGACCAAGTGAATGGTTACTACACAAAGCAGGAGAAGTACAAAACATGATTTCATTCATTTGTAACCCAGAAACTCTTCAAAGAGGACGAATCTTAGTCATATTTCTCCTTCTCTCCACTGTTGAGGCCATGAACGACCCCATTTTTGACACTTTCATGTCATTTTATAAAAATCTTGGGGGTCCAGAGAACATTGTAAGTATTTGCACTTCAGATGCATCTTTTAAAAAATGGAAGGATTTCATTCAAGCTCGATGTGAACACGACATTAGTCACCGGAGTATATATGACCTGGAGCTCAGTGAAATCAATGGGACAATACTGAAACTAGCACAGAACAAGCCACATGCTGAGAGGCTTCTTCCATCTGCTGAGGGAAGTTCAGTGGTTCTCCAACAGAAGGATGAGGACCTTATGCCTTCTCTTGAGGTCCTTTGTGAGAATGAGTGTGAAAATGTGTTTGATGAGGAGAGTCAAGAATTCCAAGAATTCCAAATTAAAACAGAAGCTGAATTCTACAGAGGTGACAAAGTGAAATGGTGGAATTTCTATTTCTCTGAAAAAGATTCAGCAAAACGGTTCATAAAACGAGACAAATATGATCAACTTAAACGTATAATTGAATCTAAAACCAAAAATCCAACAAGCACATGTGTTATGGTGAATCTTTTTCATCATCCTGGTTGTGGGGGCACCACATTAGCTATGCATGTAATGTGGAGTCTGAGAAAAGATTTCCGTTGTGCAATTCTTACGGACAATGCAGTTTCCAAACTTGATGTAGCACAACAAGTTGCCTACTTGGTAAGGTGTGGAAAGAATGAGACTTCACGGACAACACCAGTACTTTTATTAGTAGATGACTCTGAGGAGACGGAAAACACAGAGGAACTTCAGCACTGTACAAGGAAAACTCTTGAGGAAATATCTCCAAATGCACTTGTTGTTGTTCTAAACTGTTTACGTTCAAAAACACCAAAGTTGAGATTCAGAAACAGTGTCATTGAGAGCCAGTACATCACAACAATACTGTCCAAAGACGAAATGGATGCCTTTGAGATGAAATTAAAGGAACTGCAAGAAACACATGCAAAACCAGAGAATTTCTACAGTTTTATGATCATGAAATTAAACTTTAGTCCAGAGTATGTTAAAAACGTTGCTCGTAATAATCTGAAAGATCTTGACATTGAACGAAAACAAGCGCAACTTCTCTCAATCCTGGCATTACTGAATTCGTATGTTGCTGAATCAGCCATTTCTGTGTCACTGTGTGAAGATTTTCTGGGCATTAAAAGAAATTTATGGGGTAAGCAAACCGTTTTGGATGAAATGGAACCACAGTCATGCTTGCTAATTGAGTTTGAAACTGAAGAAGGTGGAGTGTACAAGGCAATCCGTTTTGTTCATCAACATATTGCAACTGAGTGTGTCAAGGAATTAGAAGATACACACAAAATCCCAAGATCTGATATAGTCCGTAATTTGCTGCATTGTGACTTGTTCTTCAAAAGTGGGATAGGAAAAGATAACCTCTTGCAGTCAGTAAAAAGAATGCTAATCACTCGACAACGCAAGACAGAAGGTGATGTGAAAGACGCACTGTTTTCACCTTCGACTGAGGACATTAATGCACAGAATGATGGACAGAAAAAAACGAGAGGTGATGAGAAAGACACACTGTTTTCACCTTTGATTGAGGACATAAATACACAGAATGATGGGCTGAAAAAAGTCCAGGACATCTTTACCGAAGCATCGAGACGATTTGATAAAGACTTTGTAATTCCTCAAGCTTTAGCAAGACATTTCTATCTGAATGAAAAAAACTTTGCTCAAGCAAAGGACTGGGCAAACACAGCTACAAGCATTAAAGAAAATTCATATACCCTTGATACAGTTGGGCAGGTCTCTAGAAGTGAGCTAAAACATAAAATTGATTGCAACAAGCAAGAGAACAGACAACACACACCTGATGACTTGAAAGAATACCTTGATCTATCTAAAGCAGCGATAAAAGCTTTCCAGAGGGCTCAAAATTTGGCAAAGATAGATGATATTCATGATTTGGAAGAAACCCTTTATAGGAAACCCAACACCTACAACATATCTGGATACATGAGTGAAATTGACATTGCTATGACAGTCTTTGACATTGTGAAGGGATTGCCATTGTTTGAGGAGGGGGATTCCATGAAAGATTATTACATTCAGCAATTATTTAAAGATAAAATATCTGTAACAAACATTCGCATATTACAGAATGATGCCAACAAAAAACTGGTTGATATTCTTAAGGAGTATGAACCATTCCTTACTTCTTTGAAGCCACAAGTAGACAAAGCTTTTGATTTCCTAGAAGATTTCTTCACTTACACAAGAGAAAAAGGTATTGTTGACAAAGAAAAGCAGTTTAAGAACAGGCAAAAACTGTCagatcacttcagaaaatacatagAAATGTTTTGCTCTTCATCAAACGATAGATTAAATGAGACAAAACGTAAACCAAAACTTAGCATGAACATGGAAATTGAGGAATGTCGAATGTTCTTGGAGCAAAACAGGGCAAACAACTTCCCAAGAATTCTTCAGTTTCTGGAGTTCCGAAAAAACATGATTGAGGAGATTGTtgaaaaacattcattcatttacaagAATTGCAGCACAAAGTCTGTCAAGGACAAAACAAACCATTTGCTTGCCCACATAATTCTTAAGCTGAATAAATCAACTTCACCACTTGCAAAAACCCAAAGAGAACTCACTGATCTTTTGAAAGAACTTTTGCAAGAAGCTGGAACACAGCATCCACATCCAGAGCCTTACTACCTTGCTGTATTGATGCTATGGCCTGAAAAACATCACACTGACTCACGTATTACTACATATGTGGAAACACTTAAAAAAACCTCCAGAAAGCAATTCTCACACATTTTCAGAGTAAGAAACCCAATTGCCTACTTCTATCTAGGGAAGTCTGATGGATTAGAACGACTGGTTTCCAAAGCCAACCTTGACAGCGACTTCAGTAGTGTACGAGACCGTAACGTTCTATGGCAAAATGCAGATATTTTTAAGGAACAGGCAATAAAAGACAAGCTTCTCAGGGTCAATGGCATGATGGAGTATGGTGAGCTTTATGCTGAGTATGGAAAGCTGAGGATCCCTGTGCGCCGTACATACCTTGGAGGATTAAGAAGTGGTCACAGTACAGAGAGGGTGACTTTCTACATTGGCTTCGCAATTGATGGTCCACTCGCCTATGACATTCAGTACACAGACATGATGGTTGATACATTAACTAATCCTACTCACAGAGAGGATAATTATCCTAACCAGAGTGTGAAAAAGAAGCATTGTGCACGGTGA